The Oncorhynchus tshawytscha isolate Ot180627B linkage group LG30, Otsh_v2.0, whole genome shotgun sequence genome includes a region encoding these proteins:
- the LOC112228476 gene encoding E3 ubiquitin-protein ligase rififylin-like isoform X1 codes for MWTSCCSWFCLEPTATVEENVSSWRQAYTNSGYSQSLTSPEHMCKACGGQFDTIARKHVCVDCKKNFCGHCSVQLEPPRPRLCHTCQHFHGTLFDRAQLMRLKVRELRDYLHLHEVPTQTCREKEELVELVLGQQTPSTSSETVSSQPRAHNNVPSPGTPSPPQTQGPTSPDTLRPEQSAPEAEPESEQISDDEEEDDEEEEDEGEESDNEETLIPGRRASLSDLSCVEDIEGLSVRQLKEILARNFVNYKGCCEKWELMERVTRLYNNQKDLQNQDPAAPKSQEENLCRICMDSPIDCVLLECGHMVTCSKCGKRMSECPICRQYVVRAVHVFRS; via the exons ATGTGGACATCCTGTTGTAGCTGGTTTTGTTTAGAACCCACCGCCACAGTGGAAGAAAACGTCAGCTCCTGGCGCCAGGCCTACACAAACTCGGGCTACAGCCAATCCCTGACCTCTCCCGAACATATGTGCAAGGCCTGCGGAGGCCAATTCGACACCATCGCGAGGAAG CATGTCTGCGTGGACTGCAAGAAGAACTTCTGCGGCCACTGCTCTGTGCAGCTGGAGCCGCCGCGCCCGCGCCTCTGCCACACATGTCAGCACTTTCACGGAACCCTATTCGACCGCGCCCAGTTGATGCGACTCAAG GTGCGGGAGCTGCGCGACTACCTCCACCTGCATGAGGTGCCCACCCAGACGTGCCGGGAAAAGGAGGAGCTGGTTGAGCTGGTCTTGGGCCAGCAGACCCCCAGCACCAGCAGTGAGACCGTGTCCTCCCAGCCCAGGGCTCACAACAACGTCCCTTCCCCAGGCACACCATCCCCTCCCCAGACACAGGGCCCTACCAGCCCCGACACATTGAGGCCAGAACAATCAGCCCCTGAGGCAGAGCCAGAGTCAGAGCAGATatctgatgatgaggaggaggatgatgaagaagaggaggacgaaggTGAAGAG TCAGACAACGAGGAGACCCTGATCCCCGGCCGAAGGGCCTCTCTGTCTGACCTGAGCTGCGTTGAGGACATCGAGGGCCTGAGCGTGCGCCAGCTGAAGGAGATCTTGGCCCGCAACTTTGTCAACTACAAGGGCTGCTGCGAGAAGTGGGAGCTGATGGAGAGGGTCACCCGCCTCTACAACAACCAGAAGGACCTCCAGAACCAAG ACCCTGCGGCTCCCAAGAGCCAGGAGGAGAACCTCTGTCGGATCTGCATGGACTCTCCCATTGACTGTGTTCTGCTGGAGTGCGGCCACATGGTCACCTGCAGCAAGTGCGGCAAACGCATGAGCGAGTGCCCCATCTGTAGGCAGTACGTGGTACGGGCGGTGCATGTCTTCAGGTCCTGA
- the LOC112228476 gene encoding E3 ubiquitin-protein ligase rififylin-like isoform X2, with the protein MWTSCCSWFCLEPTATVEENVSSWRQAYTNSGYSQSLTSPEHMCKACGGQFDTIARKVRELRDYLHLHEVPTQTCREKEELVELVLGQQTPSTSSETVSSQPRAHNNVPSPGTPSPPQTQGPTSPDTLRPEQSAPEAEPESEQISDDEEEDDEEEEDEGEESDNEETLIPGRRASLSDLSCVEDIEGLSVRQLKEILARNFVNYKGCCEKWELMERVTRLYNNQKDLQNQDPAAPKSQEENLCRICMDSPIDCVLLECGHMVTCSKCGKRMSECPICRQYVVRAVHVFRS; encoded by the exons ATGTGGACATCCTGTTGTAGCTGGTTTTGTTTAGAACCCACCGCCACAGTGGAAGAAAACGTCAGCTCCTGGCGCCAGGCCTACACAAACTCGGGCTACAGCCAATCCCTGACCTCTCCCGAACATATGTGCAAGGCCTGCGGAGGCCAATTCGACACCATCGCGAGGAAG GTGCGGGAGCTGCGCGACTACCTCCACCTGCATGAGGTGCCCACCCAGACGTGCCGGGAAAAGGAGGAGCTGGTTGAGCTGGTCTTGGGCCAGCAGACCCCCAGCACCAGCAGTGAGACCGTGTCCTCCCAGCCCAGGGCTCACAACAACGTCCCTTCCCCAGGCACACCATCCCCTCCCCAGACACAGGGCCCTACCAGCCCCGACACATTGAGGCCAGAACAATCAGCCCCTGAGGCAGAGCCAGAGTCAGAGCAGATatctgatgatgaggaggaggatgatgaagaagaggaggacgaaggTGAAGAG TCAGACAACGAGGAGACCCTGATCCCCGGCCGAAGGGCCTCTCTGTCTGACCTGAGCTGCGTTGAGGACATCGAGGGCCTGAGCGTGCGCCAGCTGAAGGAGATCTTGGCCCGCAACTTTGTCAACTACAAGGGCTGCTGCGAGAAGTGGGAGCTGATGGAGAGGGTCACCCGCCTCTACAACAACCAGAAGGACCTCCAGAACCAAG ACCCTGCGGCTCCCAAGAGCCAGGAGGAGAACCTCTGTCGGATCTGCATGGACTCTCCCATTGACTGTGTTCTGCTGGAGTGCGGCCACATGGTCACCTGCAGCAAGTGCGGCAAACGCATGAGCGAGTGCCCCATCTGTAGGCAGTACGTGGTACGGGCGGTGCATGTCTTCAGGTCCTGA